The following proteins are co-located in the Myxocyprinus asiaticus isolate MX2 ecotype Aquarium Trade chromosome 44, UBuf_Myxa_2, whole genome shotgun sequence genome:
- the LOC127434635 gene encoding anion exchange protein 2-like isoform X2, which produces MDFLYKLKPESSASPVRVPHREEEEEGDLNKALGVQRFQQILSPTPRVPGEQHRTYNEKDFEYHRHSSHHIHHPLSKLPGDSRRKKSGKKRRKSSSKDHRVSSSPSAALPIEEGDDEEEEEEEEATESQSTTPVPAADTERKDNVQFFVSDDEPHVSTPEHSHPHAARSLLIVPSTAVCSEPQDSTPTETSEPAPASTSTTEPSSLPRVSSRSYDLQERRRTGNMTGTDQAKYQRIPTDEFEARTLASADLDGIKSHRFEDVPGVRRHLVRKSTKGQVVHISKDHKEQSTRSRKLDRTPHEVFVELNELIMDKNQEMQWRETARWIKFEEDVEEETDRWGKPHVASLSFRSLLELRKTISHGAVLLDLDQKTLPGISHQVVEQMIISDQIKAEDRANVLRALLLKHSHPSDEKEHSSFPRNISTTSLGSLIPHHQNSSNHLSVPEPSVTEPLMGSSRASQDSTLHIDIEKNEKESAPAMGMHKSKSKHELKLLEKIPENAEATVVLVGSVDFLEQPTMAFVRLQEAVELDSVLEVPVPVRFLFVLLGPPSTNMDYHQIGRSISTLMSDKQFHEAAYLADDRQDLLNAINGFLDCSIVLPPSELGGEDLLHSVAHFQREMLRKREEQEVVQLSKEPKSLEEKEALLAPFKPEDDPLRRTGRLFGGLILDARRRYPKYISDFKDALNAQCMAAVIFIYFAALSPAITFGGLLGEKTEGLIGVSELIVATCIQGMMFCLLGAQPLLVVGFSGPILVFEEAFFSFCKSNNMEYLTGRVWIGFWLIIIVVVMVAFEGSFLVRFVSRFTQEIFSFLISLIFIYETFSKLVKIFQEHPLRRCSAVLVDLNGSMYNSSVERVTSSLLLVNSSSPEAVNVVGEPNTALLSLVLMSGTFFIAFYLRKFKNSAFFPGRLRRVIGDFGVPIAIFMMVLVDYSIQDTYTQKLSVPRGFSVTSPDKRGWIVNPLGTDGQFPIWMMFASILPALLVFILIFMETQITTLIVSKKERMLVKGSGFHLDLLLIVTLGGTSALFGLPWMAAATVRSVTHANALTVMSKAVAPGDKPRIQEVKEQRVTGLLVAALVGLSIVIGDLLRQIPIAVLFGIFLYMGVMSLNGIQMTERILLLLMPPKYHPDHTYVRKVRTLRMHLFTAVQVVCLAVLWVVMSTVASLAFPFVLIMTVPVKMFLLPRIFSAREMQCLDADDAEPTFDEKEGQDEYTEMHMPV; this is translated from the exons cctgagtcatcCGCCTCACCTGTCCGAGTACCACAtagggaggaagaagaggaaggtGACCTGAACAAAGCATTAGGCGTACAGCGTTTCCAGCAGATCCTGAGCCCCACTCCCAGAGTTCCCGGCGAGCAGCACCGCACCTACAATGAAAAAGACTTTGAGT ATCACCGTCACTCCTCCCATCACATCCATCATCCTCTCTCCAAGCTTCCAGGAGATAGCCGGAGGAAGAAGAGtgggaagaagaggaggaagagcagCAGTAAGGACCACAGAGTGAGTTCCAGCCCTAGCGCTGCTCTGCCCATTGAGGAGGGtgatgatgaagaggaggaggaagaggaagaggctACGGAAAGCCAGAGTACTACCCCAGTACCAGCAGCAGACACTGAGAGAAAAGACAATGTGCAG TTTTTTGTCTCTGATGATGAGCCCCATGTGTCCACACCCGAGCATTCCCATCCTCATGCTGCTCGAAGTCTCCTGATCGTCCCCTCCACTGCTGTGTGCTCGGAACCCCAGGACAGCACACCTACCGA AACATCTGAGCCTGCTCCAGCGTCCACCAGCACAACTGAACCCAGCTCTCTGCCCCGCGTGTCGAGCCGCAGCTACGACCTTCAGGAGAGGCGTCGCACGGGCAACATGACAGGTACCGATCAGGCTAAATACCAGCGGATCCCCACAGATGAATTTGAGGCACGGACCCTGGCCTCAGCTGACCTCGACGGCATTAAAA GCCATCGTTTTGAAGATGTTCCAGGGGTACGACGACACCTGGTTAGGAAGAGCACCAAGGGTCAAGTGGTACACATTAGCAAAGATCACAAAGAACAAAGCACACGCAGCCGTAAACTGGACCGAACACCGCATGAG GTGTTTGTGGAGCTAAATGAGCTGATCATGGATAAGAACCAGGAGATGCAGTGGAGAGAGACGGCTCGCTGGATCAAGTTTGAGGAGGATGTTGAGGAGGAGACGGACCGATGGGGTAAACCACACGTCGCCTCACTGTCCTTCCGCAGTCTGCTGGAGCTGAGAAAGACTATCTCTCATG GGGCGGTGCTGTTGGACTTGGATCAGAAGACTCTACCTGGCATCTCCCATCAGGTGGTAGAACAGATGATCATCTCAGATCAGATCAAAGCCGAGGACAGAGCCAATGTCCTCCGTGCTCTCCTGCTCAAACACAG TCACCCGAGCGATGAGAAAGAGCACAGCTCCTTCCCCAGGAACATCTCAACTACAAGTCTGGGCTCTCTGATCCCCCATCACCAGAACAGCAGTAACCACCTGTCCGTCCCCGAACCCTCCGTCACAGAGCCACTCATGGGCTCCTCAAGGGCCAGTCAAGACAGCACACTTCACATTGACATAGAGAAGAATGAG AAAGAATCGGCTCCAGCTATGGGCATGCACAAATCCAAATCCAAGCATGAACTTAAGCTTCTGGAGAAAATTCCGGAAAATGCTGAGGCTACTGTCGTACTTGTTG GCAGCGTTGACTTCCTGGAGCAGCCCACCATGGCGTTTGTTCGGCTTCAGGAGGCtgtggagctggactcagtgTTGGAGGTCCCAGTTCCTGTGCGGTTTCTCTTTGTGCTGCTCGGACCTCCCAGCACCAATATGGACTACCACCAGATCGGACGCTCCATTTCTACACTTATGTCCGACAAG CAATTTCACGAAGCTGCGTACCTGGCAGATGACCGGCAGGACCTGCTCAACGCCATCAACGGCTTCCTGGACTGCAGTATCGTGCTCCCTCCGTCAGAACTGGGCGGTGAAGACCTCCTGCACTCTGTTGCTCACTTTCAAAGAGAGATGCTCCGCAAGAGAGAAGAGCAAGAGGTAGTCCAGCTCTCCAAAGAGCCCAAGAGCCTTGAGGAGAAAG AGGCATTGTTGGCACCCTTTAAACCAGAAGACGACCCTTTACGACGTACAGGTCGTCTGTTTGGTGGATTAATCCTTGACGCCCGACGACGCTACCCAAAGTATATCAGTGACTTTAAGGATGCGTTGAACGCCCAGTGCATGGCTGCCGTCATCTTTATCTATTTTGCCGCTCTTTCCCCTGCCATCACGTTTGGAGGGCTTCTGG GTGAGAAGACTGAAGGGCTCATTGGTGTTTCAGAGCTGATAGTGGCCACATGTATTCAGGGTATGATGTTCTGTCTTCTCGGGGCTCAGCCACTTCTAGTGGTGGGCTTCTCTGGACCAATCCTGGTGTTTGAAGAAGCGTTCTTCTCT TTCTGTAAGAGCAATAATATGGAGTACCTGACAGGTCGGGTGTGGATTGGATTTTGGCTCATCATCATCGTGGTGGTGATGGTGGCTTTTGAGGGCAGCTTCCTTGTCCGGTTTGTCTCCCGTTTCACCCAGGAGATCTTCTCTTTCCTCATCTCACTCATATTCATCTACGAGACCTTCTCAAAACTGGTCAAG ATATTCCAGGAGCATCCTCTGAGACGCTGCTCTGCTGTTTTGGTTGATCTGAATGGCTCAATGTACAACTCAAGCGTGGAGAGAGTTACCTCAAGTTTATTATTGGTGAACAGCAGTTCACCTGAGGCAGTGAATGTGGTTGGAGAGCCCAATACTGCTCTTCTGTCATTGGTGCTCATGTCTGGAACGTTCTTCATCGCCTTCTACCTACGCAAGTTCAAAAACAGTGCCTTCTTCCCTGGCAGG CTAAGAAGAGTTATTGGTGATTTTGGAGTTCCCATCGCTATATTTATGATGGTTCTAGTAGACTACAGCATCCAAGACACGTACACACAG AAGCTTAGTGTCCCCCGAGGATTTTCCGTGACTAGTCCTGATAAGCGAGGGTGGATAGTCAATCCTCTGGGCACAGATGGTCAGTTCCCCATTTGGATGATGTTTGCCAGCATTCTTCCTGCTTTGCTTGTCTTTATCCTCATCTTTATGGAGACACAAATCACCAC GCTGATAGTCAGTAAGAAAGAGCGTATGCTGGTAAAGGGCTCCGGGTTTCATCTGGACTTGTTGCTCATCGTAACTCTGGGTGGCACCAGCGCTCTGTTTGGCTTGCCATGGATGGCTGCAGCCACCGTACGCTCGGTAACCCATGCCAATGCCCTTACTGTGATGAGCAAAGCTGTCGCCCCTGGAGACAAACCTCGTATCCAGGAGGTCAAGGAGCAGAGGGTGACCGGGTTACTGGTGGCAGCACTTGTAG GTCTCTCAATAGTAATTGGAGATCTGCTGCGTCAAATCCCCATCGCTGTGCTCTTTGGCATCTTCCTGTACATGGGTGTGATGTCACTGAATGGGATCCAGATGACAGAACGCATTCTGCTACTCCTGATGCCCCCTAAATACCACCCCGACCACACCTACGTGCGCAAG GTGCGGACGCTGCGGATGCATCTGTTCACAGCTGTACAGGTTGTGTGTCTCGCTGTCCTCTGGGTGGTCATGTCCACCGTGGCTTCGCTGGCCTTCCCATTCGTTCTCATCATGACTGTCCCTGTCAAGATGTTTCTCTTGCCACGAATCTTCAGCGCCCGTGAAATGCAATGT
- the LOC127434635 gene encoding anion exchange protein 2-like isoform X1, whose amino-acid sequence MSDPKTTDELTNAVASVVHNPESSASPVRVPHREEEEEGDLNKALGVQRFQQILSPTPRVPGEQHRTYNEKDFEYHRHSSHHIHHPLSKLPGDSRRKKSGKKRRKSSSKDHRVSSSPSAALPIEEGDDEEEEEEEEATESQSTTPVPAADTERKDNVQFFVSDDEPHVSTPEHSHPHAARSLLIVPSTAVCSEPQDSTPTETSEPAPASTSTTEPSSLPRVSSRSYDLQERRRTGNMTGTDQAKYQRIPTDEFEARTLASADLDGIKSHRFEDVPGVRRHLVRKSTKGQVVHISKDHKEQSTRSRKLDRTPHEVFVELNELIMDKNQEMQWRETARWIKFEEDVEEETDRWGKPHVASLSFRSLLELRKTISHGAVLLDLDQKTLPGISHQVVEQMIISDQIKAEDRANVLRALLLKHSHPSDEKEHSSFPRNISTTSLGSLIPHHQNSSNHLSVPEPSVTEPLMGSSRASQDSTLHIDIEKNEKESAPAMGMHKSKSKHELKLLEKIPENAEATVVLVGSVDFLEQPTMAFVRLQEAVELDSVLEVPVPVRFLFVLLGPPSTNMDYHQIGRSISTLMSDKQFHEAAYLADDRQDLLNAINGFLDCSIVLPPSELGGEDLLHSVAHFQREMLRKREEQEVVQLSKEPKSLEEKEALLAPFKPEDDPLRRTGRLFGGLILDARRRYPKYISDFKDALNAQCMAAVIFIYFAALSPAITFGGLLGEKTEGLIGVSELIVATCIQGMMFCLLGAQPLLVVGFSGPILVFEEAFFSFCKSNNMEYLTGRVWIGFWLIIIVVVMVAFEGSFLVRFVSRFTQEIFSFLISLIFIYETFSKLVKIFQEHPLRRCSAVLVDLNGSMYNSSVERVTSSLLLVNSSSPEAVNVVGEPNTALLSLVLMSGTFFIAFYLRKFKNSAFFPGRLRRVIGDFGVPIAIFMMVLVDYSIQDTYTQKLSVPRGFSVTSPDKRGWIVNPLGTDGQFPIWMMFASILPALLVFILIFMETQITTLIVSKKERMLVKGSGFHLDLLLIVTLGGTSALFGLPWMAAATVRSVTHANALTVMSKAVAPGDKPRIQEVKEQRVTGLLVAALVGLSIVIGDLLRQIPIAVLFGIFLYMGVMSLNGIQMTERILLLLMPPKYHPDHTYVRKVRTLRMHLFTAVQVVCLAVLWVVMSTVASLAFPFVLIMTVPVKMFLLPRIFSAREMQCLDADDAEPTFDEKEGQDEYTEMHMPV is encoded by the exons cctgagtcatcCGCCTCACCTGTCCGAGTACCACAtagggaggaagaagaggaaggtGACCTGAACAAAGCATTAGGCGTACAGCGTTTCCAGCAGATCCTGAGCCCCACTCCCAGAGTTCCCGGCGAGCAGCACCGCACCTACAATGAAAAAGACTTTGAGT ATCACCGTCACTCCTCCCATCACATCCATCATCCTCTCTCCAAGCTTCCAGGAGATAGCCGGAGGAAGAAGAGtgggaagaagaggaggaagagcagCAGTAAGGACCACAGAGTGAGTTCCAGCCCTAGCGCTGCTCTGCCCATTGAGGAGGGtgatgatgaagaggaggaggaagaggaagaggctACGGAAAGCCAGAGTACTACCCCAGTACCAGCAGCAGACACTGAGAGAAAAGACAATGTGCAG TTTTTTGTCTCTGATGATGAGCCCCATGTGTCCACACCCGAGCATTCCCATCCTCATGCTGCTCGAAGTCTCCTGATCGTCCCCTCCACTGCTGTGTGCTCGGAACCCCAGGACAGCACACCTACCGA AACATCTGAGCCTGCTCCAGCGTCCACCAGCACAACTGAACCCAGCTCTCTGCCCCGCGTGTCGAGCCGCAGCTACGACCTTCAGGAGAGGCGTCGCACGGGCAACATGACAGGTACCGATCAGGCTAAATACCAGCGGATCCCCACAGATGAATTTGAGGCACGGACCCTGGCCTCAGCTGACCTCGACGGCATTAAAA GCCATCGTTTTGAAGATGTTCCAGGGGTACGACGACACCTGGTTAGGAAGAGCACCAAGGGTCAAGTGGTACACATTAGCAAAGATCACAAAGAACAAAGCACACGCAGCCGTAAACTGGACCGAACACCGCATGAG GTGTTTGTGGAGCTAAATGAGCTGATCATGGATAAGAACCAGGAGATGCAGTGGAGAGAGACGGCTCGCTGGATCAAGTTTGAGGAGGATGTTGAGGAGGAGACGGACCGATGGGGTAAACCACACGTCGCCTCACTGTCCTTCCGCAGTCTGCTGGAGCTGAGAAAGACTATCTCTCATG GGGCGGTGCTGTTGGACTTGGATCAGAAGACTCTACCTGGCATCTCCCATCAGGTGGTAGAACAGATGATCATCTCAGATCAGATCAAAGCCGAGGACAGAGCCAATGTCCTCCGTGCTCTCCTGCTCAAACACAG TCACCCGAGCGATGAGAAAGAGCACAGCTCCTTCCCCAGGAACATCTCAACTACAAGTCTGGGCTCTCTGATCCCCCATCACCAGAACAGCAGTAACCACCTGTCCGTCCCCGAACCCTCCGTCACAGAGCCACTCATGGGCTCCTCAAGGGCCAGTCAAGACAGCACACTTCACATTGACATAGAGAAGAATGAG AAAGAATCGGCTCCAGCTATGGGCATGCACAAATCCAAATCCAAGCATGAACTTAAGCTTCTGGAGAAAATTCCGGAAAATGCTGAGGCTACTGTCGTACTTGTTG GCAGCGTTGACTTCCTGGAGCAGCCCACCATGGCGTTTGTTCGGCTTCAGGAGGCtgtggagctggactcagtgTTGGAGGTCCCAGTTCCTGTGCGGTTTCTCTTTGTGCTGCTCGGACCTCCCAGCACCAATATGGACTACCACCAGATCGGACGCTCCATTTCTACACTTATGTCCGACAAG CAATTTCACGAAGCTGCGTACCTGGCAGATGACCGGCAGGACCTGCTCAACGCCATCAACGGCTTCCTGGACTGCAGTATCGTGCTCCCTCCGTCAGAACTGGGCGGTGAAGACCTCCTGCACTCTGTTGCTCACTTTCAAAGAGAGATGCTCCGCAAGAGAGAAGAGCAAGAGGTAGTCCAGCTCTCCAAAGAGCCCAAGAGCCTTGAGGAGAAAG AGGCATTGTTGGCACCCTTTAAACCAGAAGACGACCCTTTACGACGTACAGGTCGTCTGTTTGGTGGATTAATCCTTGACGCCCGACGACGCTACCCAAAGTATATCAGTGACTTTAAGGATGCGTTGAACGCCCAGTGCATGGCTGCCGTCATCTTTATCTATTTTGCCGCTCTTTCCCCTGCCATCACGTTTGGAGGGCTTCTGG GTGAGAAGACTGAAGGGCTCATTGGTGTTTCAGAGCTGATAGTGGCCACATGTATTCAGGGTATGATGTTCTGTCTTCTCGGGGCTCAGCCACTTCTAGTGGTGGGCTTCTCTGGACCAATCCTGGTGTTTGAAGAAGCGTTCTTCTCT TTCTGTAAGAGCAATAATATGGAGTACCTGACAGGTCGGGTGTGGATTGGATTTTGGCTCATCATCATCGTGGTGGTGATGGTGGCTTTTGAGGGCAGCTTCCTTGTCCGGTTTGTCTCCCGTTTCACCCAGGAGATCTTCTCTTTCCTCATCTCACTCATATTCATCTACGAGACCTTCTCAAAACTGGTCAAG ATATTCCAGGAGCATCCTCTGAGACGCTGCTCTGCTGTTTTGGTTGATCTGAATGGCTCAATGTACAACTCAAGCGTGGAGAGAGTTACCTCAAGTTTATTATTGGTGAACAGCAGTTCACCTGAGGCAGTGAATGTGGTTGGAGAGCCCAATACTGCTCTTCTGTCATTGGTGCTCATGTCTGGAACGTTCTTCATCGCCTTCTACCTACGCAAGTTCAAAAACAGTGCCTTCTTCCCTGGCAGG CTAAGAAGAGTTATTGGTGATTTTGGAGTTCCCATCGCTATATTTATGATGGTTCTAGTAGACTACAGCATCCAAGACACGTACACACAG AAGCTTAGTGTCCCCCGAGGATTTTCCGTGACTAGTCCTGATAAGCGAGGGTGGATAGTCAATCCTCTGGGCACAGATGGTCAGTTCCCCATTTGGATGATGTTTGCCAGCATTCTTCCTGCTTTGCTTGTCTTTATCCTCATCTTTATGGAGACACAAATCACCAC GCTGATAGTCAGTAAGAAAGAGCGTATGCTGGTAAAGGGCTCCGGGTTTCATCTGGACTTGTTGCTCATCGTAACTCTGGGTGGCACCAGCGCTCTGTTTGGCTTGCCATGGATGGCTGCAGCCACCGTACGCTCGGTAACCCATGCCAATGCCCTTACTGTGATGAGCAAAGCTGTCGCCCCTGGAGACAAACCTCGTATCCAGGAGGTCAAGGAGCAGAGGGTGACCGGGTTACTGGTGGCAGCACTTGTAG GTCTCTCAATAGTAATTGGAGATCTGCTGCGTCAAATCCCCATCGCTGTGCTCTTTGGCATCTTCCTGTACATGGGTGTGATGTCACTGAATGGGATCCAGATGACAGAACGCATTCTGCTACTCCTGATGCCCCCTAAATACCACCCCGACCACACCTACGTGCGCAAG GTGCGGACGCTGCGGATGCATCTGTTCACAGCTGTACAGGTTGTGTGTCTCGCTGTCCTCTGGGTGGTCATGTCCACCGTGGCTTCGCTGGCCTTCCCATTCGTTCTCATCATGACTGTCCCTGTCAAGATGTTTCTCTTGCCACGAATCTTCAGCGCCCGTGAAATGCAATGT